tttcttcattTATTACACAATATGATCCAAATGAAGCAGATCTTTTGGGAAGATTTTCATCAGCAGTATcaagtaaatattattatgattgtatgataaatgatgaaatattaaaaaataatactgaattaatttattcatataaTGAACATAACTCAAAATTAAATGGTGATTTTTTAGCTGGTAttataaaacttaaaaatgaTCCTGAAAGTATTGTTATTGTACATAAATCAACTTCATCAATACAACAATTAATTTCTCAAGGTATATATGCATTAttacctaaaaaaaaattttttaaatagtggTAAAGTTTATCTTTATCCTATGGAAGcattaaatataacatata
This Strongyloides ratti genome assembly S_ratti_ED321, chromosome : 2 DNA region includes the following protein-coding sequences:
- a CDS encoding Lipase, class 3 family-containing protein → MCTIFFILIIFINFISSFITQYDPNEADLLGRFSSAVSSKYYYDCMINDEILKNNTELIYSYNEHNSKLNGDFLAGIIKLKNDPESIVIVHKSTSSIQQLISQVYLYPMEALNITYNVISTELKKLLNNGNYKNVIFTGHSLGGGLAILD